One window of Triticum dicoccoides isolate Atlit2015 ecotype Zavitan chromosome 5A, WEW_v2.0, whole genome shotgun sequence genomic DNA carries:
- the LOC119298777 gene encoding elongation of fatty acids protein 3-like, with protein sequence MAALVGDVAYWLAEHPDIVGFRWSPSGLWFSTWAFLLGFLATYVSLCLAADALLRRRKPLPLGPLPPAHALLMAAVSATIFAGTLLSAVAEIRDTRWSWRGRSRTTPFRWLLCFPPGTRSSGRVFFWSYAYYLSRYLHAARGVFAVLRRRRGAAARVFAHAASVAMAFLWLEFSQSFQVLAILASTLAHAVAFGFRFWVDSAGLPAARAARSGSAPVALGCQLGLLGCNLVCHAGVVWMHFGGAMAGGCSGIGAWVVNTLLNAALLWVFLHCYGTRGVCDDDGGAAAGTAKKKKKKREM encoded by the coding sequence ATGGCCGCGCTCGTCGGCGACGTCGCCTACTGGCTGGCGGAGCACCCGGACATCGTCGGCTTCCGCTGGAGCCCCTCGGGCCTCTGGTTCTCCACCTGGGCCTTCCTCCTCGGCTTCCTCGCCACCTACGTGTCCCTCTGCCTCGCCGCCgacgcgctcctccgccgccggaaGCCGCTCCCTCTCGGGCCCCTCCCCCCCGCGCACGCGCTCCTCATGGCCGCCGTCTCCGCCACCATCTTCGCCGGCACGCTCCTGTCGGCGGTGGCGGAGATTCGGGACACGCGGTGGTCGTGGCGGGGCCGGAGCCGGACGACCCCCTTCCGGTGGCTCCTCTGCTTCCCGCCGGGGACCCGCTCGTCGGGCCGCGTCTTCTTCTGGTCCTACGCCTACTACCTCTCCCGGTACCTCCACGCGGCGCGGGGCGTGTTCGCGGTGCTCAGGCGCCGGCGAGGGGCGGCCGCCCGGGTGTTCGCGCACGCGGCGTCCGTGGCCATGGCGTTCCTCTGGCTCGAGTTCTCGCAGTCGTTCCAGGTGCTGGCCATCCTCGCCTCCACGctcgcccacgccgtcgccttcggGTTCCGCTTCTGGGTGGACAGCGCGGGGCTCCCGGCGGCGCGCGCCGCCCGGAGCGGGTCGGCGCCCGTGGCGCTGGGGTGCCAGCTCGGGCTGCTGGGGTGCAACCTGGTGTGCCACGCGGGGGTGGTGTGGATGCACTTCGGGGGCGCGATGGCCGGCGGGTGCAGCGGCATCGGGGCCTGGGTGGTCAACACGCTGCTCAACGCGGCGCTGCTCTGGGTGTTCCTCCACTGCTACGGCACCCGCGGCGTCTGCGACGACGACgggggcgccgccgccggcacggcgaagaagaagaagaagaagagggagatgTGA